In Labrus mixtus chromosome 11, fLabMix1.1, whole genome shotgun sequence, a single window of DNA contains:
- the clstn3 gene encoding calsyntenin-3 isoform X2, producing MDRMNFLSFFLLCLTSVATGNKANKHKPWIETEYQGIVMENDNTVLLNPPLFALDKDAPLHYAGEICGFRVHNGPSGSGSVQFEAVVLDRSTGEGLVRSKEPLDCESQREHSFTIQAYDCGEGPDGVNSKKSHKATVHVRVNDVNEFSPVFVERRYEASVPEGRLFDRIVRVEALDADCSPQYSQICFYDIITPNVPFAIDNDGNIKNTEPLDSKHQRVHTFWVTAFDCGKNRAQADAQVVVTVKPSCKPGWMGWTKRVEYTPGSGSIPLFPSLHLETCEETVWNIQATVELQTGHIGKGCDRDSYSDRSVRRLCGAVRGEVDLLPPPSPAANWTAALPTLPSSDSSLVFSFNGSNHVAVVPDSVVSALSGDHFTLQLWMRRGGANIQPATTQTRGNRKEEETIVCSTVRNDDSFSHYSLSVHGCRLSLFYWPDVSAARPVKFLWKLEQVCDSEWHHLSLSVQFPSVTLYVDGVTFDPALIHDNGAIPNPAPRQRMFIGACWEPEEKQKEILNNTIPEVKYVGGYHGLLSGVTVRPGSVEPHSVVECLYACREGLDFGDLETLGSGMKVHVNPSQSVLVLEGDDIESFNRAVQQVTYRNSLRFATPGVRPLKLTTSLRCFNEESCLSLKQLEGYLVVLQPDAPQISLSGVGPHLARPAPEFEGPRGVPLFPELRIVCSLSHAINTAAQGMEGGALMSDAVAHTLDGCEVQPLGEELNPEREELLVDMDVVRERGLEIINTTAYIAITGAESISVYEDVLRSVRYRLAKGSARFERRFRLSCSEMNGRYTSNELTLEVNFLHSLDSLYHPSHLLASQQQFLHPSHHAGELSGHTLPNPHRNSVVPGAATVIIMVCVGFLVVMVILGVFRIRSIHRRGEGSRGGAKEGSSQWDDSALTIIVNPMESYESRMGISADTEGEGEEDEEVAESPDDASDDQRIIIKKEGRDGNARRY from the exons aTGGACAGAATgaattttctctccttcttcctcctttgCTTGACTTCCGTTGCCACTGGCAACAAAG CCAATAAGCACAAGCCATGGATCGAGACAGAGTACCAGGGGATTGTCATGGAGAACGACAACACGGTGCTGCTCAATCCCCCTCTCTTTGCCCTGGACAAAGACGCCCCACTACACTATGCTG GTGAAATCTGTGGCTTCCGGGTTCACAATGGCCCCTCAGGCTCGGGTTCGGTCCAGTTTGAGGCCGTGGTTCTGGACCGCTCCACCGGAGAGGGTCTGGTCCGATCCAAAGAGCCGCTGGACTGCGAGAGCCAACGGGAGCACAGCTTCACCATCCAGGCCTACGACTGTGGAGAGGGACCCGATGGAGTCAACAGCAAGAAATCACACAA GGCCACCGTGCATGTTCGTGTTAACGATGTCAACGAGTTCTCCCCCGTGTTCGTCGAGCGTCGCTACGAGGCTTCGGTCCCAGAGGGGCGTCTGTTTGACCGGATCGTGCGTGTGGAGGCTCTGGATGCTGACTGCTCCCCTCAGTACAGCCAGATCTGCttctatgacatcatcactccCAATGTGCCCTTCGCTATTGACAATGATG gtaacattaaaaacacagagccTTTGGATTCCAAACATCAGCGTGTTCACACCTTCTGGGTGACCGCCTTCGACTGCGGGAAGAACCGGGCTCAGGCTGACGCCCAGGTCGTTGTCACCGTCAAACCGTCGTGCAAACCCGGCTGGATGG GATGGACCAAGCGCGTGGAGTACACGCCCGGGTCTGGAAGCATCCCCCTGTTCCCCAGCCTTCACCTGGAAACCTGTGAGGAGACTGTCTGGAACATCCAGGCCACCGTAGAGCTCCAAACGGGCCACATCGGAAAGGGCTGTGACAGAGACAGCTACTCTGACAGATCAGTGCGACGGCTGTGCG GTGCTGTGAGGGGTGAGGTCGACCTCCTCCCACCTCCGTCCCCCGCTGCCAATTGGACAGCTGCTCTGCCCACTCTCCCCTCCTCTGACTCATCTCTGGTCTTCTCCTTCAACGGGTCAAACCACGTTGCAGTGGTGCCCGATTCTGTTGTCTCGGCTTTATCGGGCGACCACTTCACCCTGCAGCTGTGGATGCGAAGGGGCGGAGCCAACATCCAGCCTGCGACCACCCAGACCAGAGGAAACCGCAAGGAGGAGGAGACTATTGTGTGCAGCACTGTCAGGAACG ATGACTCCTTCTCCCACTACTCGCTCTCCGTCCACGGCTGCCGTCTCTCCCTCTTCTACTGGCCCGACGTCTCCGCTGCACGGCCCGTCAAGTTCCTGTGGAAACTGGAGCAG GTGTGTGACAGCGAGTGGCATCACCTTTCACTCAGCGTCCAGTTCCCCTCTGTCACCCTGTACGTCGACGGTGTAACCTTCGACCCTGCCCTCATCCATGACAACGGAGCCATCCCCAACCCAGCCCCCCGCCAGAGGATGTTCATTGGCGCCTGCTGGG AGCCAGAAGAGAAGCAGAAGGAGATACTAAACAACACCATCCCAGAGG TGAAGTATGTGGGAGGGTACCACGGCCTGTTGTCGGGGGTGACCGTGCGTCCGGGCAGTGTGGAGCCTCACAGTGTGGTGGAGTGTCTGTACGCCTGCAGGGAGGGGCTGGACTTTGGAGACCTGGAGACTCTGGGCTCTGGCATGAAG GTTCATGTGAATCCCAGTCAGTCAGTGTTGGTGCTGGAGGGAGACGACATTGAAAGCTTTAACCGTGCCGTGCAGCAGGTCACCTACAGAAACTCTCTACGCTTTGCCACCCCTGGAGTCCGTCCCCTCAAACTGACCACCTCACtcag ATGTTTCAATGAGGAGAGCTGCCTGTCCCTGAAGCAGCTGGAGGGATACCTGGTGGTTCTCCAGCCTGATGCCCCGCAGATCTCTCTGTCTGGGGTTGGACCTCATCTGGCCCGTCCTGCCCCTGAGTTTGAAGGTCCCCGTGGTGTCCCCCTTTTCCCTGAGCTCCGGATTGTGTGCTCACTGTCTCATGCTATCAACACAGCTGCACAGGGcatggagggaggag CTCTCATGTCTGACGCCGTGGCTCACACTCTGGACGGCTGTGAGGTCCAGCCACTTGGGGAGGAGCTAAACCCTGAGAGGGAGGAGCTCCTGGTGGACATGGATGTCGTGCGAGAGAGGGGACTGGAAATCATCAATACCACTGCATATATTGCCATCACAG GTGCCGAGTCCATCTCAGTGTACGAGGACGTCCTTCGCTCAGTCCGCTACCGACTGGCCAAAGGCTCGGCCCGCTTTGAGAGACGTTTCCGTCTGTCTTGCTCTGAGATGAATGGCAGATACACAAGCAATGAGCTGACTCTGGAG GTAAACTTCCTCCACTCCCTGGACAGTCTGTACCATCCGTCCCACCTGCTTGCCTCCCAGCAGCAGttcctccatccatcccacCATGCCGGAGAGCTGAGTGGACACACACTGCCCAACCCACACCGCAACTCAG tgGTACCAGGAGCAGCCACAGTCATCATAATGGTGTGTGTCGGTTtcctggttgtcatggtaatcCTTGGAGTGTTCCGAATCCGTTCCATCCATCGCCGTGGAGAAGGTTCCAGGGGCGGGGCTAAGGAGGGTAGCAGCCAATGGGACGACTCCGCCCTCACCATCATTGTTAACCCcatggag TCCTATGAGTCTCGCATGGGCATCTCTGCCgacacagagggggagggggaggaagacgaggaggtgGCTGAGTCACCTGACGATGCCAGCGATGACCAGCGAATCATCATCAAGAAAGAGGGAAGGGACGGCAACGCCCGTCGCTATTGA
- the clstn3 gene encoding calsyntenin-3 isoform X1, translated as MDRMNFLSFFLLCLTSVATGNKANKHKPWIETEYQGIVMENDNTVLLNPPLFALDKDAPLHYAGEICGFRVHNGPSGSGSVQFEAVVLDRSTGEGLVRSKEPLDCESQREHSFTIQAYDCGEGPDGVNSKKSHKATVHVRVNDVNEFSPVFVERRYEASVPEGRLFDRIVRVEALDADCSPQYSQICFYDIITPNVPFAIDNDGNIKNTEPLDSKHQRVHTFWVTAFDCGKNRAQADAQVVVTVKPSCKPGWMGWTKRVEYTPGSGSIPLFPSLHLETCEETVWNIQATVELQTGHIGKGCDRDSYSDRSVRRLCGAVRGEVDLLPPPSPAANWTAALPTLPSSDSSLVFSFNGSNHVAVVPDSVVSALSGDHFTLQLWMRRGGANIQPATTQTRGNRKEEETIVCSTVRNDDSFSHYSLSVHGCRLSLFYWPDVSAARPVKFLWKLEQVCDSEWHHLSLSVQFPSVTLYVDGVTFDPALIHDNGAIPNPAPRQRMFIGACWEPEEKQKEILNNTIPEGKDSVKYVGGYHGLLSGVTVRPGSVEPHSVVECLYACREGLDFGDLETLGSGMKVHVNPSQSVLVLEGDDIESFNRAVQQVTYRNSLRFATPGVRPLKLTTSLRCFNEESCLSLKQLEGYLVVLQPDAPQISLSGVGPHLARPAPEFEGPRGVPLFPELRIVCSLSHAINTAAQGMEGGALMSDAVAHTLDGCEVQPLGEELNPEREELLVDMDVVRERGLEIINTTAYIAITGAESISVYEDVLRSVRYRLAKGSARFERRFRLSCSEMNGRYTSNELTLEVNFLHSLDSLYHPSHLLASQQQFLHPSHHAGELSGHTLPNPHRNSVVPGAATVIIMVCVGFLVVMVILGVFRIRSIHRRGEGSRGGAKEGSSQWDDSALTIIVNPMESYESRMGISADTEGEGEEDEEVAESPDDASDDQRIIIKKEGRDGNARRY; from the exons aTGGACAGAATgaattttctctccttcttcctcctttgCTTGACTTCCGTTGCCACTGGCAACAAAG CCAATAAGCACAAGCCATGGATCGAGACAGAGTACCAGGGGATTGTCATGGAGAACGACAACACGGTGCTGCTCAATCCCCCTCTCTTTGCCCTGGACAAAGACGCCCCACTACACTATGCTG GTGAAATCTGTGGCTTCCGGGTTCACAATGGCCCCTCAGGCTCGGGTTCGGTCCAGTTTGAGGCCGTGGTTCTGGACCGCTCCACCGGAGAGGGTCTGGTCCGATCCAAAGAGCCGCTGGACTGCGAGAGCCAACGGGAGCACAGCTTCACCATCCAGGCCTACGACTGTGGAGAGGGACCCGATGGAGTCAACAGCAAGAAATCACACAA GGCCACCGTGCATGTTCGTGTTAACGATGTCAACGAGTTCTCCCCCGTGTTCGTCGAGCGTCGCTACGAGGCTTCGGTCCCAGAGGGGCGTCTGTTTGACCGGATCGTGCGTGTGGAGGCTCTGGATGCTGACTGCTCCCCTCAGTACAGCCAGATCTGCttctatgacatcatcactccCAATGTGCCCTTCGCTATTGACAATGATG gtaacattaaaaacacagagccTTTGGATTCCAAACATCAGCGTGTTCACACCTTCTGGGTGACCGCCTTCGACTGCGGGAAGAACCGGGCTCAGGCTGACGCCCAGGTCGTTGTCACCGTCAAACCGTCGTGCAAACCCGGCTGGATGG GATGGACCAAGCGCGTGGAGTACACGCCCGGGTCTGGAAGCATCCCCCTGTTCCCCAGCCTTCACCTGGAAACCTGTGAGGAGACTGTCTGGAACATCCAGGCCACCGTAGAGCTCCAAACGGGCCACATCGGAAAGGGCTGTGACAGAGACAGCTACTCTGACAGATCAGTGCGACGGCTGTGCG GTGCTGTGAGGGGTGAGGTCGACCTCCTCCCACCTCCGTCCCCCGCTGCCAATTGGACAGCTGCTCTGCCCACTCTCCCCTCCTCTGACTCATCTCTGGTCTTCTCCTTCAACGGGTCAAACCACGTTGCAGTGGTGCCCGATTCTGTTGTCTCGGCTTTATCGGGCGACCACTTCACCCTGCAGCTGTGGATGCGAAGGGGCGGAGCCAACATCCAGCCTGCGACCACCCAGACCAGAGGAAACCGCAAGGAGGAGGAGACTATTGTGTGCAGCACTGTCAGGAACG ATGACTCCTTCTCCCACTACTCGCTCTCCGTCCACGGCTGCCGTCTCTCCCTCTTCTACTGGCCCGACGTCTCCGCTGCACGGCCCGTCAAGTTCCTGTGGAAACTGGAGCAG GTGTGTGACAGCGAGTGGCATCACCTTTCACTCAGCGTCCAGTTCCCCTCTGTCACCCTGTACGTCGACGGTGTAACCTTCGACCCTGCCCTCATCCATGACAACGGAGCCATCCCCAACCCAGCCCCCCGCCAGAGGATGTTCATTGGCGCCTGCTGGG AGCCAGAAGAGAAGCAGAAGGAGATACTAAACAACACCATCCCAGAGGGTAAAGACTCAG TGAAGTATGTGGGAGGGTACCACGGCCTGTTGTCGGGGGTGACCGTGCGTCCGGGCAGTGTGGAGCCTCACAGTGTGGTGGAGTGTCTGTACGCCTGCAGGGAGGGGCTGGACTTTGGAGACCTGGAGACTCTGGGCTCTGGCATGAAG GTTCATGTGAATCCCAGTCAGTCAGTGTTGGTGCTGGAGGGAGACGACATTGAAAGCTTTAACCGTGCCGTGCAGCAGGTCACCTACAGAAACTCTCTACGCTTTGCCACCCCTGGAGTCCGTCCCCTCAAACTGACCACCTCACtcag ATGTTTCAATGAGGAGAGCTGCCTGTCCCTGAAGCAGCTGGAGGGATACCTGGTGGTTCTCCAGCCTGATGCCCCGCAGATCTCTCTGTCTGGGGTTGGACCTCATCTGGCCCGTCCTGCCCCTGAGTTTGAAGGTCCCCGTGGTGTCCCCCTTTTCCCTGAGCTCCGGATTGTGTGCTCACTGTCTCATGCTATCAACACAGCTGCACAGGGcatggagggaggag CTCTCATGTCTGACGCCGTGGCTCACACTCTGGACGGCTGTGAGGTCCAGCCACTTGGGGAGGAGCTAAACCCTGAGAGGGAGGAGCTCCTGGTGGACATGGATGTCGTGCGAGAGAGGGGACTGGAAATCATCAATACCACTGCATATATTGCCATCACAG GTGCCGAGTCCATCTCAGTGTACGAGGACGTCCTTCGCTCAGTCCGCTACCGACTGGCCAAAGGCTCGGCCCGCTTTGAGAGACGTTTCCGTCTGTCTTGCTCTGAGATGAATGGCAGATACACAAGCAATGAGCTGACTCTGGAG GTAAACTTCCTCCACTCCCTGGACAGTCTGTACCATCCGTCCCACCTGCTTGCCTCCCAGCAGCAGttcctccatccatcccacCATGCCGGAGAGCTGAGTGGACACACACTGCCCAACCCACACCGCAACTCAG tgGTACCAGGAGCAGCCACAGTCATCATAATGGTGTGTGTCGGTTtcctggttgtcatggtaatcCTTGGAGTGTTCCGAATCCGTTCCATCCATCGCCGTGGAGAAGGTTCCAGGGGCGGGGCTAAGGAGGGTAGCAGCCAATGGGACGACTCCGCCCTCACCATCATTGTTAACCCcatggag TCCTATGAGTCTCGCATGGGCATCTCTGCCgacacagagggggagggggaggaagacgaggaggtgGCTGAGTCACCTGACGATGCCAGCGATGACCAGCGAATCATCATCAAGAAAGAGGGAAGGGACGGCAACGCCCGTCGCTATTGA
- the clstn3 gene encoding calsyntenin-3 isoform X3 yields the protein MENDNTVLLNPPLFALDKDAPLHYAGEICGFRVHNGPSGSGSVQFEAVVLDRSTGEGLVRSKEPLDCESQREHSFTIQAYDCGEGPDGVNSKKSHKATVHVRVNDVNEFSPVFVERRYEASVPEGRLFDRIVRVEALDADCSPQYSQICFYDIITPNVPFAIDNDGNIKNTEPLDSKHQRVHTFWVTAFDCGKNRAQADAQVVVTVKPSCKPGWMGWTKRVEYTPGSGSIPLFPSLHLETCEETVWNIQATVELQTGHIGKGCDRDSYSDRSVRRLCGAVRGEVDLLPPPSPAANWTAALPTLPSSDSSLVFSFNGSNHVAVVPDSVVSALSGDHFTLQLWMRRGGANIQPATTQTRGNRKEEETIVCSTVRNDDSFSHYSLSVHGCRLSLFYWPDVSAARPVKFLWKLEQVCDSEWHHLSLSVQFPSVTLYVDGVTFDPALIHDNGAIPNPAPRQRMFIGACWEPEEKQKEILNNTIPEGKDSVKYVGGYHGLLSGVTVRPGSVEPHSVVECLYACREGLDFGDLETLGSGMKVHVNPSQSVLVLEGDDIESFNRAVQQVTYRNSLRFATPGVRPLKLTTSLRCFNEESCLSLKQLEGYLVVLQPDAPQISLSGVGPHLARPAPEFEGPRGVPLFPELRIVCSLSHAINTAAQGMEGGALMSDAVAHTLDGCEVQPLGEELNPEREELLVDMDVVRERGLEIINTTAYIAITGAESISVYEDVLRSVRYRLAKGSARFERRFRLSCSEMNGRYTSNELTLEVNFLHSLDSLYHPSHLLASQQQFLHPSHHAGELSGHTLPNPHRNSVVPGAATVIIMVCVGFLVVMVILGVFRIRSIHRRGEGSRGGAKEGSSQWDDSALTIIVNPMESYESRMGISADTEGEGEEDEEVAESPDDASDDQRIIIKKEGRDGNARRY from the exons ATGGAGAACGACAACACGGTGCTGCTCAATCCCCCTCTCTTTGCCCTGGACAAAGACGCCCCACTACACTATGCTG GTGAAATCTGTGGCTTCCGGGTTCACAATGGCCCCTCAGGCTCGGGTTCGGTCCAGTTTGAGGCCGTGGTTCTGGACCGCTCCACCGGAGAGGGTCTGGTCCGATCCAAAGAGCCGCTGGACTGCGAGAGCCAACGGGAGCACAGCTTCACCATCCAGGCCTACGACTGTGGAGAGGGACCCGATGGAGTCAACAGCAAGAAATCACACAA GGCCACCGTGCATGTTCGTGTTAACGATGTCAACGAGTTCTCCCCCGTGTTCGTCGAGCGTCGCTACGAGGCTTCGGTCCCAGAGGGGCGTCTGTTTGACCGGATCGTGCGTGTGGAGGCTCTGGATGCTGACTGCTCCCCTCAGTACAGCCAGATCTGCttctatgacatcatcactccCAATGTGCCCTTCGCTATTGACAATGATG gtaacattaaaaacacagagccTTTGGATTCCAAACATCAGCGTGTTCACACCTTCTGGGTGACCGCCTTCGACTGCGGGAAGAACCGGGCTCAGGCTGACGCCCAGGTCGTTGTCACCGTCAAACCGTCGTGCAAACCCGGCTGGATGG GATGGACCAAGCGCGTGGAGTACACGCCCGGGTCTGGAAGCATCCCCCTGTTCCCCAGCCTTCACCTGGAAACCTGTGAGGAGACTGTCTGGAACATCCAGGCCACCGTAGAGCTCCAAACGGGCCACATCGGAAAGGGCTGTGACAGAGACAGCTACTCTGACAGATCAGTGCGACGGCTGTGCG GTGCTGTGAGGGGTGAGGTCGACCTCCTCCCACCTCCGTCCCCCGCTGCCAATTGGACAGCTGCTCTGCCCACTCTCCCCTCCTCTGACTCATCTCTGGTCTTCTCCTTCAACGGGTCAAACCACGTTGCAGTGGTGCCCGATTCTGTTGTCTCGGCTTTATCGGGCGACCACTTCACCCTGCAGCTGTGGATGCGAAGGGGCGGAGCCAACATCCAGCCTGCGACCACCCAGACCAGAGGAAACCGCAAGGAGGAGGAGACTATTGTGTGCAGCACTGTCAGGAACG ATGACTCCTTCTCCCACTACTCGCTCTCCGTCCACGGCTGCCGTCTCTCCCTCTTCTACTGGCCCGACGTCTCCGCTGCACGGCCCGTCAAGTTCCTGTGGAAACTGGAGCAG GTGTGTGACAGCGAGTGGCATCACCTTTCACTCAGCGTCCAGTTCCCCTCTGTCACCCTGTACGTCGACGGTGTAACCTTCGACCCTGCCCTCATCCATGACAACGGAGCCATCCCCAACCCAGCCCCCCGCCAGAGGATGTTCATTGGCGCCTGCTGGG AGCCAGAAGAGAAGCAGAAGGAGATACTAAACAACACCATCCCAGAGGGTAAAGACTCAG TGAAGTATGTGGGAGGGTACCACGGCCTGTTGTCGGGGGTGACCGTGCGTCCGGGCAGTGTGGAGCCTCACAGTGTGGTGGAGTGTCTGTACGCCTGCAGGGAGGGGCTGGACTTTGGAGACCTGGAGACTCTGGGCTCTGGCATGAAG GTTCATGTGAATCCCAGTCAGTCAGTGTTGGTGCTGGAGGGAGACGACATTGAAAGCTTTAACCGTGCCGTGCAGCAGGTCACCTACAGAAACTCTCTACGCTTTGCCACCCCTGGAGTCCGTCCCCTCAAACTGACCACCTCACtcag ATGTTTCAATGAGGAGAGCTGCCTGTCCCTGAAGCAGCTGGAGGGATACCTGGTGGTTCTCCAGCCTGATGCCCCGCAGATCTCTCTGTCTGGGGTTGGACCTCATCTGGCCCGTCCTGCCCCTGAGTTTGAAGGTCCCCGTGGTGTCCCCCTTTTCCCTGAGCTCCGGATTGTGTGCTCACTGTCTCATGCTATCAACACAGCTGCACAGGGcatggagggaggag CTCTCATGTCTGACGCCGTGGCTCACACTCTGGACGGCTGTGAGGTCCAGCCACTTGGGGAGGAGCTAAACCCTGAGAGGGAGGAGCTCCTGGTGGACATGGATGTCGTGCGAGAGAGGGGACTGGAAATCATCAATACCACTGCATATATTGCCATCACAG GTGCCGAGTCCATCTCAGTGTACGAGGACGTCCTTCGCTCAGTCCGCTACCGACTGGCCAAAGGCTCGGCCCGCTTTGAGAGACGTTTCCGTCTGTCTTGCTCTGAGATGAATGGCAGATACACAAGCAATGAGCTGACTCTGGAG GTAAACTTCCTCCACTCCCTGGACAGTCTGTACCATCCGTCCCACCTGCTTGCCTCCCAGCAGCAGttcctccatccatcccacCATGCCGGAGAGCTGAGTGGACACACACTGCCCAACCCACACCGCAACTCAG tgGTACCAGGAGCAGCCACAGTCATCATAATGGTGTGTGTCGGTTtcctggttgtcatggtaatcCTTGGAGTGTTCCGAATCCGTTCCATCCATCGCCGTGGAGAAGGTTCCAGGGGCGGGGCTAAGGAGGGTAGCAGCCAATGGGACGACTCCGCCCTCACCATCATTGTTAACCCcatggag TCCTATGAGTCTCGCATGGGCATCTCTGCCgacacagagggggagggggaggaagacgaggaggtgGCTGAGTCACCTGACGATGCCAGCGATGACCAGCGAATCATCATCAAGAAAGAGGGAAGGGACGGCAACGCCCGTCGCTATTGA
- the lpcat3 gene encoding lysophospholipid acyltransferase 5 encodes MAAPLLESLSESLGSPEPAVRLILSILIGYPCALVYRRFLFYQSTTVVHLFHAVSGLALAAFNFGAQIYHSAVCILIQFLMLRLMGRTVTTVLCSFTFQMVYLLAGYYYTATEEYDIKWTMPHCVLTLKLVGLSFDYYDGGKEPDQLSTEQRNAAVPSVPSLLEVCGFSYFYGGFLVGPQFTLRSYQKLVAGELTDCPGKPPNSVIPALKRFALGFLCLTIYAIFSPYYTDGYYLTDEYEAQPFWYRCVFILLWAKVILYKYVSCWVIAEGVCILSGLGYNGVVDGKHQWDACANMKVWLFETTPLFGGTISSFNINTNAWAARHVFKRLKFLGNKTLSHVATLLFLTVWHGHHSGYILCFSMEFFIITVERQALALVRDSPLLSKLANSALYPLIYVVQQFFHWLFMGYPLVPFCLFTYDKWLKVYSSVYFCGHVFFLVAFLIIPYLRKALVPKKERSQKQD; translated from the exons GGTATCCCTGTGCTCTGGTGTACCGACGGTTCCTGTTCTACCAATCTACCACAGTCGTACACTTGTTCCATGCAGTCTCAGGACTGGCTCTAGCAGCATTCAACTTTG GCGCTCAAATCTATCACTCTGCAGTATGCATCCTCATCCAGTTCCTGATGCTGAGGCTCATGGGAAGGACGGTAACAACTGTCCTGTGCAGCTTTACCTTTCAAATG gtttACCTGCTGGCAGGTTATTACTACACCGCCACAGAGGAGTATGACATCAAATGGACCATGCCTCATTGTGTGCTCACACTTAAACTTGTTG GTTTGTCATTCGATTACTATGACGGCGGGAAGGAACCT GATCAGCTGAGTACAGAGCAGAGGAATGCAGCCGTGCCGTCGGTGCCCTCTCTTCTTGAGGTGTGCGGCTTTTCCTACTTCTACGGAGGCTTCCTGGTGGGTCCCCAGTTTACACTTCGCAGCTACCAGAAGCTGGTGGCAGGGGAGCTCACCGACTGCCCCGGAAAGCCCCCCAATAG tgTTATCCCAGCGCTGAAGAGATTTGCTTTAGGTTTTCTCTGCCTGACGATATATGCAATATTTAGTCCCTATTACACAGACGGCTACTACTTAACAGATGAGTATGAG GCTCAGCCTTTCTGGTATCGCTGTGTGTTTATACTCCTCTGGGCTAAAGTTATTTTGTATAAATACGTCAGCTGTTGGGTTATAGCG GAGGGTGTATGTATATTATCTGGTTTGGGCTATAACGGTGTAGTAGATGGTAAGCACCAATGGGACGCCTGTGCCAACATGAAGGTGTGGCTCTTTGAAACCACGCCACTCTTTGGAGGAACCATCTCTTCcttcaacatcaacacaaacgcTTGGGCTGCCAG acatgtCTTCAAACGATTGAAGTTCCTGGGTAACAAGACCCTTTCTCATGTGGCCACGCTCCTCTTTCTGACGGTCTGGCATGGCCATCACTCCGGTTACATCCTGTGCTTCTCCATGGAGTTCTTCATCATCACTGTGGAGAGACAG gccCTGGCACTGGTGAGAGACAGTCCTTTGCTATCAAAGCTGGCCAACAGTGCGCTCTACCCTCTCATCTATGTAGTCCAGCAGTTTTTCCACTGGCTCTTCATGGGCTACCCCTTAGTGCCATTCTGCCTCTTCACCTATGACAAATGGCTCAAG gtgtATTCATCCGTGTATTTCTGCGGTCACGTATTTTTCCTCGTAGCCTTTTTAATCATACCATACCTCCGGAAGGCGCTGGTGCCGAAGAAAGAACGGAGCCAGAAGCAGGATTAA